One segment of Chthoniobacterales bacterium DNA contains the following:
- a CDS encoding bifunctional aspartate transaminase/aspartate 4-decarboxylase produces the protein MDINLKKYEKLGPFEIKDFVAKLATKSAQENSLSYLNAGRGNPNWVATEPREAFFLLGQFAVTECKRVLDLPPGVGGMPKADGIAGRLESWVREHDDMPGADFLGAMVPWAVKKFSFDADKFVHELVDSIIGDHYPVPDRMLVHNEQIVHEYLQWAMCGNPRPKGTFKIYAVDGGTAAMCYTFKSLKSNRILNPGDTIALGVPIFTPYLEMAHLEDYDLHFVEIHAKQEKQFQYPKEEIDKLLNPKIKAFFIVNPGNPFAVALSDETIKLIGDVLKKRPDLILLTDDVYGTFVPGFRSLMGEFPRNTLGVYSYSKYFGCTGWRLGTIAIHEDNIFDEIIAKHPESIKKKLDKRYGTLTLEPRKLAFIDRIVADSRDVALNHTAGLSLPAQVMMTMFSLYELMDTKKAYQKACLGICKKRFEAAVEGLDIKLGPNEHFDYYYGLLDFEFFARKYVGEDIVKWMKKNVHPLDIVFRLAQEHGIVLLNGGGFAAPDWSVRISFANLDNHVYDDIGRAARAIARGYRAAYEAAKGKNGKNGKAAGKKGPKGKAKR, from the coding sequence ATGGACATAAACCTTAAGAAATACGAAAAGCTTGGACCGTTCGAGATCAAGGATTTCGTCGCGAAGCTCGCTACGAAATCAGCACAGGAAAATTCCCTCTCTTATCTCAACGCAGGCCGCGGCAATCCGAACTGGGTTGCGACCGAGCCCCGGGAAGCGTTCTTTCTCCTGGGGCAGTTTGCGGTCACCGAATGCAAGCGGGTGCTGGACCTGCCGCCCGGCGTCGGCGGAATGCCCAAGGCGGATGGGATCGCCGGCCGGCTCGAGTCCTGGGTAAGAGAGCATGACGACATGCCCGGAGCGGACTTCCTGGGAGCGATGGTGCCGTGGGCGGTAAAAAAATTCTCCTTCGATGCCGACAAGTTCGTGCACGAGCTGGTCGACTCGATCATCGGCGATCACTACCCGGTGCCGGACCGCATGCTGGTCCACAACGAACAAATCGTTCACGAGTACCTGCAATGGGCGATGTGCGGAAATCCACGGCCCAAAGGGACGTTCAAGATCTATGCGGTCGACGGTGGCACCGCCGCCATGTGCTACACCTTCAAGTCGCTCAAGAGCAACCGCATCCTCAACCCCGGCGACACCATCGCGCTCGGGGTTCCAATTTTCACTCCTTACCTCGAGATGGCGCATCTGGAGGATTACGACCTTCACTTCGTCGAAATCCACGCGAAACAGGAGAAGCAATTCCAGTATCCGAAAGAAGAGATCGACAAGCTGCTCAACCCGAAGATCAAGGCATTCTTCATCGTCAATCCAGGCAACCCTTTCGCGGTCGCGCTTTCCGACGAAACAATCAAGCTGATCGGGGACGTGCTGAAAAAGCGGCCGGATCTTATCCTGCTCACAGATGACGTTTACGGCACTTTCGTACCGGGCTTCCGCTCGCTCATGGGTGAATTCCCGAGGAACACTCTCGGCGTCTATTCCTACAGCAAATACTTCGGGTGCACCGGCTGGCGCCTCGGCACCATCGCAATCCACGAGGACAATATCTTCGACGAAATCATCGCGAAGCATCCCGAGTCCATCAAAAAGAAGCTGGATAAGCGCTATGGCACGCTGACCCTGGAGCCGCGCAAGCTGGCGTTCATCGATCGCATTGTGGCCGACAGCCGCGACGTGGCGCTGAATCACACCGCGGGTCTGTCACTTCCGGCGCAGGTAATGATGACCATGTTCTCGCTCTACGAGCTGATGGACACGAAGAAGGCGTATCAGAAGGCCTGCCTTGGTATCTGCAAGAAGCGCTTCGAAGCTGCGGTCGAGGGGTTGGACATCAAACTCGGGCCTAACGAGCACTTCGACTATTACTATGGCCTGCTCGACTTCGAGTTCTTCGCTCGAAAGTACGTCGGCGAGGACATCGTCAAGTGGATGAAGAAAAACGTGCATCCGCTCGACATCGTGTTCCGGCTGGCCCAGGAGCACGGCATTGTTCTGCTCAATGGGGGCGGCTTCGCCGCGCCGGACTGGTCGGTGCGCATATCGTTCGCGAACCTGGATAATC